Genomic DNA from Marinobacter sp. LV10MA510-1:
CCCAGAACCCAGACAAAGGCGGTTTGCCTCACAATTCGGCCCTGGTCCATGCTGAACTGGGTTTATCAGAAGACTGTGCCTGCTTTGACATCGGCCTAGGTTGTTCCGGTTACGTGTATGGTTTGAGTGTCATTCAGTCCTTCATGGCTGCGAACGGCATGAAAAAGGGGCTGCTGTTTACCTGTGATCCTTACTCTAAAATTTTGAACCCGGAAGACAAGAACACCTGCCTGTTATTTGGCGACGCCGGCTCTGTAACGCTCATTAGTGATACGCCCCGCTATACTTTGGCCAGCGCTAAATTCGCAACAAAAGGGGCGGGTAGCGCGGCACTTCAAAAAAACGATAATCTATTGGAAATGAATGGCAGGGCTGTTTTCAACTTCGCATTGCAAGACGTGCCCAAACAGATCAAGCACGTTTTGGAGAATGCGGAGCTGACAATGGACAGCGTGGATATCTTCCTGCTTCACCAAGGCAGCCGTTTTATGCTGGAAAATGTTATCAAGCGGGCGGGTATACCGGCCGAAAAAGCGCCCATAAGATTGTCTAGCACAGGAAATACTATATCGTCTTCGATCCCTTTGCTGCTAGAAAAAGAACTTAATGGAAATCCAAAAACGATTCTTATGTCGGGGTTTGGCGTTGGGTTGTCTTGGGCGACTGCAATTTACACACAGGTTAAGTAAAGGTTAAAAGGAAAAACTATGAATCGCGAAGAAGCTGTAAAGATTGTTACGTCCATGCTGGAAAAAAACGTTGATGGGCTGGAAATGTCTGACGATAAGTTGGACAAAACACTTGTAGACCTTGGTGTGGATTCACTTGATGTGATGCTGGTGATTATGGATGTGGGTGAGGCCGCGGGTATTACTATTAATGATGATCAGGCAGAGATATTGGATACGCCTGAGAAGATTGTTGAGTTTATTTCTGAGTGATTTTAAAAAGTCTATACAGTTGGTGTTATTTAGTTGTTGGTAGTTTGTAATTTACTGTATTACTGATTTCGGAAATTTCTGAATAGCTTTTTTAAATCAGTGATACATCAACAATCGTATAGAGTTCGTCGCCATCACCAAGAATAAAATCGGTGAACGCAATTTAGGCATGCACTGGTGAAGGCTAGCTCAGTAAAAGCATACTAAAAAGCTCGTCCAAGTATAAGCAAATTGAGTGAAGCCTTGCCAGACGCTGAAAATGCCGGGGTAGACAAAGTGGTTAAACATCTGAAAAATGTTGAAGATTTTTAAAATGCTCCGCTAATGCCCTATAACTATGCGTTCCTCTCACCCTCAGATTTCGAAAAACTCGCAGCCGACATACTTCCGGCAGCGCATTAGGTTGCGTTCGAGCATTATGGCGAAGGGCAAGATGGCGGCATTGATTGCAAGCATATAACCGCAGAGGGCGATGTTTGGATAGGCCAGGAAAAACGCTACAAAGACGTCGACGCGCTGCTGCGGGTATTACCAAAAGAGTAGCATAAAATGCAGGTGATAAAAGTGCCTCCCAAACGGTACTTTCTGGTGACCGCCTGCTCACTCACACCCGGTAACAAAGACACCACTTTGCAGGCCATGCAGCCATTTATGTGCGCCACC
This window encodes:
- a CDS encoding phosphopantetheine-binding protein, producing the protein MNREEAVKIVTSMLEKNVDGLEMSDDKLDKTLVDLGVDSLDVMLVIMDVGEAAGITINDDQAEILDTPEKIVEFISE
- a CDS encoding ketoacyl-ACP synthase III, producing the protein MLGIQSIASYLPKGRVDNLEQADRFETDREFVEQKIGVSSLPRFEAEDSVVSASVSAFKNLCEKESVDPAEIECVVLCTQNPDKGGLPHNSALVHAELGLSEDCACFDIGLGCSGYVYGLSVIQSFMAANGMKKGLLFTCDPYSKILNPEDKNTCLLFGDAGSVTLISDTPRYTLASAKFATKGAGSAALQKNDNLLEMNGRAVFNFALQDVPKQIKHVLENAELTMDSVDIFLLHQGSRFMLENVIKRAGIPAEKAPIRLSSTGNTISSSIPLLLEKELNGNPKTILMSGFGVGLSWATAIYTQVK